The Vidua macroura isolate BioBank_ID:100142 chromosome 4, ASM2450914v1, whole genome shotgun sequence genome window below encodes:
- the C4H4orf33 gene encoding UPF0462 protein C4orf33 homolog isoform X4: protein MEFRIKHTWDGLPVSHEPVTIGLRPNNAGLLMEVRAPFFNDPPAPPGEPGKPFDGLWDYEVVEAFFLSDRTEQYLEVELCPHGQYLLLLLAGRRKAWKQEELPLEFEVTRMKTKWEGKALLPWSYFPPCTDKFNAFAIHGSGEERKYEALYPVPPHQLQEGQEPDFLTRAASSA from the exons ATGGAATTTCGAATTAAACACACGTGGGATGGTTTGCCTGTGAGCCATGAGCCGGTTACGATTGGGCTGAGGCCGAATAATGCAGGACTGCTGATGGAAGTTCGTGCTCCTTTCTTTAATGACCCTCCAGCACCACCCGGAGAGCCAGGGAAACCTTTTGATGGACTGTGGGACTATGAGG tggtagAAGCATTCTTTCTGAGTGACAGAACTGAGCAGTATTTAGAAGTTGAGCTTTGTCC CCATGGGCAGTACTTACTGCTGCTGCTAGctggcagaagaaaagcatgGAAA CAGGAAGAACTTCCTTTGGAGTTTGAGGTGACCAGAATGAAAACCAAATGGGAGGGTAAAGCTCTTCTTCCTTGGAGTTACTTTCCACCATGCACTGACAAGTTCAATGCATTTGCAATTCATGGCTcgggagaagagagaaaatatgaaGCACTTTATCCTGTGCCTCCACACCAACTGCAGGAAGGACAGGAACCAGATTT CTTAACTCGAGCTGCAAGTTCTGCCTGA
- the C4H4orf33 gene encoding UPF0462 protein C4orf33 homolog isoform X3, with product MEFRIKHTWDGLPVSHEPVTIGLRPNNAGLLMEVRAPFFNDPPAPPGEPGKPFDGLWDYEVVEAFFLSDRTEQYLEVELCPHGQYLLLLLAGRRKAWKEELPLEFEVTRMKTKWEGKALLPWSYFPPCTDKFNAFAIHGSGEERKYEALYPVPPHQLQEGQEPDFHRLEFFKDLNLKELTGEDWKQPESDIWKSLTK from the exons ATGGAATTTCGAATTAAACACACGTGGGATGGTTTGCCTGTGAGCCATGAGCCGGTTACGATTGGGCTGAGGCCGAATAATGCAGGACTGCTGATGGAAGTTCGTGCTCCTTTCTTTAATGACCCTCCAGCACCACCCGGAGAGCCAGGGAAACCTTTTGATGGACTGTGGGACTATGAGG tggtagAAGCATTCTTTCTGAGTGACAGAACTGAGCAGTATTTAGAAGTTGAGCTTTGTCC CCATGGGCAGTACTTACTGCTGCTGCTAGctggcagaagaaaagcatgGAAA GAAGAACTTCCTTTGGAGTTTGAGGTGACCAGAATGAAAACCAAATGGGAGGGTAAAGCTCTTCTTCCTTGGAGTTACTTTCCACCATGCACTGACAAGTTCAATGCATTTGCAATTCATGGCTcgggagaagagagaaaatatgaaGCACTTTATCCTGTGCCTCCACACCAACTGCAGGAAGGACAGGAACCAGATTT TCACCGTTTGGAATTTTTCAAAGACTTGAACCTGAAAGAACTAACAGGAGAAGACTGGAAGCAGCCTGAATCAGATATATGGAAATCTCTCACTAAGTGA
- the C4H4orf33 gene encoding UPF0462 protein C4orf33 homolog isoform X2 gives MEFRIKHTWDGLPVSHEPVTIGLRPNNAGLLMEVRAPFFNDPPAPPGEPGKPFDGLWDYEVVEAFFLSDRTEQYLEVELCPHGQYLLLLLAGRRKAWKQEELPLEFEVTRMKTKWEGKALLPWSYFPPCTDKFNAFAIHGSGEERKYEALYPVPPHQLQEGQEPDFHRLEFFKDLNLKELTGEDWKQPESDIWKSLTK, from the exons ATGGAATTTCGAATTAAACACACGTGGGATGGTTTGCCTGTGAGCCATGAGCCGGTTACGATTGGGCTGAGGCCGAATAATGCAGGACTGCTGATGGAAGTTCGTGCTCCTTTCTTTAATGACCCTCCAGCACCACCCGGAGAGCCAGGGAAACCTTTTGATGGACTGTGGGACTATGAGG tggtagAAGCATTCTTTCTGAGTGACAGAACTGAGCAGTATTTAGAAGTTGAGCTTTGTCC CCATGGGCAGTACTTACTGCTGCTGCTAGctggcagaagaaaagcatgGAAA CAGGAAGAACTTCCTTTGGAGTTTGAGGTGACCAGAATGAAAACCAAATGGGAGGGTAAAGCTCTTCTTCCTTGGAGTTACTTTCCACCATGCACTGACAAGTTCAATGCATTTGCAATTCATGGCTcgggagaagagagaaaatatgaaGCACTTTATCCTGTGCCTCCACACCAACTGCAGGAAGGACAGGAACCAGATTT TCACCGTTTGGAATTTTTCAAAGACTTGAACCTGAAAGAACTAACAGGAGAAGACTGGAAGCAGCCTGAATCAGATATATGGAAATCTCTCACTAAGTGA
- the C4H4orf33 gene encoding UPF0462 protein C4orf33 homolog isoform X5 — protein MEFRIKHTWDGLPVSHEPVTIGLRPNNAGLLMEVRAPFFNDPPAPPGEPGKPFDGLWDYEVVEAFFLSDRTEQYLEVELCPHGQYLLLLLAGRRKAWKQEELPLEFEVTRMKTKWEGKALLPWSYFPPCTDKFNAFAIHGSGEERKYEALYPVPPHQLQEGQEPDL, from the exons ATGGAATTTCGAATTAAACACACGTGGGATGGTTTGCCTGTGAGCCATGAGCCGGTTACGATTGGGCTGAGGCCGAATAATGCAGGACTGCTGATGGAAGTTCGTGCTCCTTTCTTTAATGACCCTCCAGCACCACCCGGAGAGCCAGGGAAACCTTTTGATGGACTGTGGGACTATGAGG tggtagAAGCATTCTTTCTGAGTGACAGAACTGAGCAGTATTTAGAAGTTGAGCTTTGTCC CCATGGGCAGTACTTACTGCTGCTGCTAGctggcagaagaaaagcatgGAAA CAGGAAGAACTTCCTTTGGAGTTTGAGGTGACCAGAATGAAAACCAAATGGGAGGGTAAAGCTCTTCTTCCTTGGAGTTACTTTCCACCATGCACTGACAAGTTCAATGCATTTGCAATTCATGGCTcgggagaagagagaaaatatgaaGCACTTTATCCTGTGCCTCCACACCAACTGCAGGAAGGACAGGAACCAGATTT GTAA
- the C4H4orf33 gene encoding UPF0462 protein C4orf33 homolog isoform X1, with protein sequence MEFRIKHTWDGLPVSHEPVTIGLRPNNAGLLMEVRAPFFNDPPAPPGEPGKPFDGLWDYEVVEAFFLSDRTEQYLEVELCPHGQYLLLLLAGRRKAWKQEELPLEFEVTRMKTKWEGKALLPWSYFPPCTDKFNAFAIHGSGEERKYEALYPVPPHQLQEGQEPDLLFYFSFLTSPPLEVPFSGNFTRYVFCKSLLLLPYCPKSFLLYRWFHAMEKIEKAD encoded by the exons ATGGAATTTCGAATTAAACACACGTGGGATGGTTTGCCTGTGAGCCATGAGCCGGTTACGATTGGGCTGAGGCCGAATAATGCAGGACTGCTGATGGAAGTTCGTGCTCCTTTCTTTAATGACCCTCCAGCACCACCCGGAGAGCCAGGGAAACCTTTTGATGGACTGTGGGACTATGAGG tggtagAAGCATTCTTTCTGAGTGACAGAACTGAGCAGTATTTAGAAGTTGAGCTTTGTCC CCATGGGCAGTACTTACTGCTGCTGCTAGctggcagaagaaaagcatgGAAA CAGGAAGAACTTCCTTTGGAGTTTGAGGTGACCAGAATGAAAACCAAATGGGAGGGTAAAGCTCTTCTTCCTTGGAGTTACTTTCCACCATGCACTGACAAGTTCAATGCATTTGCAATTCATGGCTcgggagaagagagaaaatatgaaGCACTTTATCCTGTGCCTCCACACCAACTGCAGGAAGGACAGGAACCAGATTT GTTGTTCTACTTTTCCTTCTTGACTTCACCTCCTCTTGAAGTGCCATTTAGTGGTAATTTCACCAGGTACGTTTTCTGTAAATCTCTTCTGCTCCTCCCCTACTGTCCTAAAAGCTTTCTCCTCTACAGATGGTTCCATGCTatggaaaaaattgaaaaggcagactaa
- the SCLT1 gene encoding sodium channel and clathrin linker 1 isoform X3, whose translation MALGHCETSEVLRITAEQEHALGGDGKSGSRMMDQSLSALITGYGKQVEEMREQLQLYQAQMGEMKLKLEEVTKENERLHAELKEALEKQLEALPFVHLETDIPADEGTVRTLQEELRLAKQDQLTSIQQLTRQLHMTNQQFLKTVTEQDVELEQLRKQLRQAKIDGQAANAKLEEMMALKEKLQSQLERKEEDRMSAQERETASDKRLQQMESNIKQLEIRLCVTVQDAERLRTEKVALEEQIRELQAKSASLESETYDAVAKVQDCIQLLEEANLQKSQALFGEKQKEEEIKKLQDEMSQLAENTAARIRKEVDTAKKQCNMQVSRLTEEVSALQMECGEKQSQIERAIREKRAVEEELEKIYREHREHESDSRKLEQLHQKYLLAEAAKDDLQRSLQVTEKKLKQLEMNSEEEKSRWQEVICKLQSTLDSEREKSSFVSEQRLKLQQENEQLQNEMEGLRKVAVEAQQRAKIKISTMEHELAVKEHGYEARLREMEDTSHKSTTELRRLLVAQQKATNRWKEETKNLTETTEARISKLKSELRQQKLRSQELISQLEIANEKVTEDETLMMEYREYIDRLQRRLSQAEQRAATASQQVPSSQKVLSKHMEYAEVLTLCHS comes from the exons ATGGCACTTGGACACTGTGAAACCAGTGAGGTTCTGAGAATTACTGCTGAGCAG GAACATGCCCTTGGTGGTGATGGCAAATCAGGATCCAGGATGATGGACCAAAG CTTGTCAGCTCTAATCACAGGGTATGGAAAGCAGGTGGAGGAAATGAGAGAACAGCTGCAGCTTTATCAG GCACAAATGGGTGAGATGAAGCTAAAACTGGAAGAAGTCaccaaggaaaatgaaag GCTGCATGCAGAGTTGAAAGAGGCTCTTGAGAAGCAACTGGAGGCTCTTCCTTTTGTGCATCTGGAAACTGATATTCCTGCAGATGAAGGCACAGTGAGAACCCTTCAAGAAGAACTACGGCTGGCAAAGCAA GATCAACTGACTAGCATTCAGCAGCTGACTCGCCAACTGCACATG ACCAAtcagcagtttctgaaaactgtGACAGAACAAGATGTGGAACTAGAGCAGCTACGAAAACAACTGAG GCAAGCCAAAATAGATGGGCAGGCAGCAAATGCTAAGCTTGAAGAAATGATGGCATTGAAAGAGAAACTTCAGAGCCAATTGGAGAGAAAG GAAGAAGATAGGATGTCTGCCCAGGAGAGAGAAACAGCATCTGACAAACGCTTGCAGCAAATGGAGTCTAATATAAAACAGTTAGAAATAAG ATTGTGTGTGACTGTTCAAGATGCTGAACGGCTGAGAACAGAAAAAGTAGCCCTGGAGGAACAGATCAGAGAGCTTCAGGCCAAGTCTGCCAGTCTAGAAAGTGAGACATATGATGCTGTTGCAAAAGTCCAAGATTGCATACAGCTCTTGGAAGAAGCTAACCTGCAAAAAAGTCAG gCACTCTTTGGggagaaacaaaaggaagaagagatcAAAAAACTGCAGGATGAAATGTCTCAACTTGCAGAAAATACAGCTGCAAGAATTAGAAAGGAA GTAGACACTGCAAAGAAGCAATGTAACATGCAGGTTTCTCGGCTGACAGAAGAAGTTTCAGCTCTTCAGATG GAATGtggagaaaaacaaagtcaAATTGAACGAGCCATTAGAGAAAAGAGAGCAGTGGAAGAAGAACTTGAAAAG ATTTACAGGGAGCACAGAGAACATGAATCTGACAGTAGAAAACTCGAGCAGCTGCATCAGAAGTATTTgcttgcagaagctgccaaggATGACCTTCAGCGGAGTCTACAGgtgacagaaaagaaactgaaacaaCTGGAAATGAA CTCTGAGGAAGAGAAATCTCGTTGGCAGGAAGTTATCTGTAAATTGCAAAGCACTCTGgattcagaaagagaaaagagttCCTTTGTCAGTGAACAAAGACTAAAACTTCAGCAGGAGAATGAACAATTGCAAAATGAAATGGAGGGTTTGAGAAAAGTGGCAGTAGAGGCCCAACAAAGAGCTAAAATAAAG ataAGCACAATGGAGCATGAGCTTGCAGTGAAAGAACATGGGTATGAAGCTCGACTCAGGGAGATGGAGGACACCAGTCACAAGTCTACTACTGAGCTCAGACGTCTCTTGGTAGCTCAGCAAAAAGCAACAAACAGgtggaaagaagaaacaaaaaacctcactgAAACTACAGAAGCCAGGATCAGTAAGCTGAA AAGTGAGCTGCGTCAACAAAAACTCCGTAGCCAGGAGctcatttcccagctggaaataGCAAATGAGAAGGTAACTGAG GATGAGACGTTGATGATGGAGTATCGGGAATACATCGACAGGCTTCAGAGGCGGCTGAGCCAGGCAGAACAAAGAGCAGCCACAGCATCCCAACAGGTACCCAGCTCACAAAAAGTGTTATCCAAACACATGGAATATGCAGAAGTACTCACTTTATGTCATTCCTGA
- the SCLT1 gene encoding sodium channel and clathrin linker 1 isoform X1 has protein sequence MALGHCETSEVLRITAEQEHALGGDGKSGSRMMDQSLSALITGYGKQVEEMREQLQLYQAQMGEMKLKLEEVTKENERLHAELKEALEKQLEALPFVHLETDIPADEGTVRTLQEELRLAKQEKDQAVERWQTLSQEHDRLQQQYQERLTKTHILIAERKKQNDQLTSIQQLTRQLHMTNQQFLKTVTEQDVELEQLRKQLRQAKIDGQAANAKLEEMMALKEKLQSQLERKEEDRMSAQERETASDKRLQQMESNIKQLEIRLCVTVQDAERLRTEKVALEEQIRELQAKSASLESETYDAVAKVQDCIQLLEEANLQKSQALFGEKQKEEEIKKLQDEMSQLAENTAARIRKEVDTAKKQCNMQVSRLTEEVSALQMECGEKQSQIERAIREKRAVEEELEKIYREHREHESDSRKLEQLHQKYLLAEAAKDDLQRSLQVTEKKLKQLEMNSEEEKSRWQEVICKLQSTLDSEREKSSFVSEQRLKLQQENEQLQNEMEGLRKVAVEAQQRAKIKISTMEHELAVKEHGYEARLREMEDTSHKSTTELRRLLVAQQKATNRWKEETKNLTETTEARISKLKSELRQQKLRSQELISQLEIANEKVTEDETLMMEYREYIDRLQRRLSQAEQRAATASQQVPSSQKVLSKHMEYAEVLTLCHS, from the exons ATGGCACTTGGACACTGTGAAACCAGTGAGGTTCTGAGAATTACTGCTGAGCAG GAACATGCCCTTGGTGGTGATGGCAAATCAGGATCCAGGATGATGGACCAAAG CTTGTCAGCTCTAATCACAGGGTATGGAAAGCAGGTGGAGGAAATGAGAGAACAGCTGCAGCTTTATCAG GCACAAATGGGTGAGATGAAGCTAAAACTGGAAGAAGTCaccaaggaaaatgaaag GCTGCATGCAGAGTTGAAAGAGGCTCTTGAGAAGCAACTGGAGGCTCTTCCTTTTGTGCATCTGGAAACTGATATTCCTGCAGATGAAGGCACAGTGAGAACCCTTCAAGAAGAACTACGGCTGGCAAAGCAA GAAAAAGATCAAGCAGTTGAGCGCTGGCAGACGTTGTCACAAGAGCACGACCGACTTCAGCAGCAGTACCAGGAGCGCCTGACTAAAACACACATTCTCatagctgaaaggaaaaagcagaat GATCAACTGACTAGCATTCAGCAGCTGACTCGCCAACTGCACATG ACCAAtcagcagtttctgaaaactgtGACAGAACAAGATGTGGAACTAGAGCAGCTACGAAAACAACTGAG GCAAGCCAAAATAGATGGGCAGGCAGCAAATGCTAAGCTTGAAGAAATGATGGCATTGAAAGAGAAACTTCAGAGCCAATTGGAGAGAAAG GAAGAAGATAGGATGTCTGCCCAGGAGAGAGAAACAGCATCTGACAAACGCTTGCAGCAAATGGAGTCTAATATAAAACAGTTAGAAATAAG ATTGTGTGTGACTGTTCAAGATGCTGAACGGCTGAGAACAGAAAAAGTAGCCCTGGAGGAACAGATCAGAGAGCTTCAGGCCAAGTCTGCCAGTCTAGAAAGTGAGACATATGATGCTGTTGCAAAAGTCCAAGATTGCATACAGCTCTTGGAAGAAGCTAACCTGCAAAAAAGTCAG gCACTCTTTGGggagaaacaaaaggaagaagagatcAAAAAACTGCAGGATGAAATGTCTCAACTTGCAGAAAATACAGCTGCAAGAATTAGAAAGGAA GTAGACACTGCAAAGAAGCAATGTAACATGCAGGTTTCTCGGCTGACAGAAGAAGTTTCAGCTCTTCAGATG GAATGtggagaaaaacaaagtcaAATTGAACGAGCCATTAGAGAAAAGAGAGCAGTGGAAGAAGAACTTGAAAAG ATTTACAGGGAGCACAGAGAACATGAATCTGACAGTAGAAAACTCGAGCAGCTGCATCAGAAGTATTTgcttgcagaagctgccaaggATGACCTTCAGCGGAGTCTACAGgtgacagaaaagaaactgaaacaaCTGGAAATGAA CTCTGAGGAAGAGAAATCTCGTTGGCAGGAAGTTATCTGTAAATTGCAAAGCACTCTGgattcagaaagagaaaagagttCCTTTGTCAGTGAACAAAGACTAAAACTTCAGCAGGAGAATGAACAATTGCAAAATGAAATGGAGGGTTTGAGAAAAGTGGCAGTAGAGGCCCAACAAAGAGCTAAAATAAAG ataAGCACAATGGAGCATGAGCTTGCAGTGAAAGAACATGGGTATGAAGCTCGACTCAGGGAGATGGAGGACACCAGTCACAAGTCTACTACTGAGCTCAGACGTCTCTTGGTAGCTCAGCAAAAAGCAACAAACAGgtggaaagaagaaacaaaaaacctcactgAAACTACAGAAGCCAGGATCAGTAAGCTGAA AAGTGAGCTGCGTCAACAAAAACTCCGTAGCCAGGAGctcatttcccagctggaaataGCAAATGAGAAGGTAACTGAG GATGAGACGTTGATGATGGAGTATCGGGAATACATCGACAGGCTTCAGAGGCGGCTGAGCCAGGCAGAACAAAGAGCAGCCACAGCATCCCAACAGGTACCCAGCTCACAAAAAGTGTTATCCAAACACATGGAATATGCAGAAGTACTCACTTTATGTCATTCCTGA
- the SCLT1 gene encoding sodium channel and clathrin linker 1 isoform X2: MALGHCETSEVLRITAEQEHALGGDGKSGSRMMDQSLSALITGYGKQVEEMREQLQLYQAQMGEMKLKLEEVTKENERLHAELKEALEKQLEALPFVHLETDIPADEGTVRTLQEELRLAKQEKDQAVERWQTLSQEHDRLQQQYQERLTKTHILIAERKKQNDQLTSIQQLTRQLHMTNQQFLKTVTEQDVELEQLRKQLRQAKIDGQAANAKLEEMMALKEKLQSQLERKEEDRMSAQERETASDKRLQQMESNIKQLEIRLCVTVQDAERLRTEKVALEEQIRELQAKSASLESETYDAVAKVQDCIQLLEEANLQKSQALFGEKQKEEEIKKLQDEMSQLAENTAARIRKEVDTAKKQCNMQVSRLTEEVSALQMECGEKQSQIERAIREKRAVEEELEKIYREHREHESDSRKLEQLHQKYLLAEAAKDDLQRSLQVTEKKLKQLEMNSEEEKSRWQEVICKLQSTLDSEREKSSFVSEQRLKLQQENEQLQNEMEGLRKVAVEAQQRAKIKISTMEHELAVKEHGYEARLREMEDTSHKSTTELRRLLVAQQKATNRWKEETKNLTETTEARISKLKSELRQQKLRSQELISQLEIANEKVTEDETLMMEYREYIDRLQRRLSQAEQRAATASQQLSLITTQNKKTASLRDLENI, translated from the exons ATGGCACTTGGACACTGTGAAACCAGTGAGGTTCTGAGAATTACTGCTGAGCAG GAACATGCCCTTGGTGGTGATGGCAAATCAGGATCCAGGATGATGGACCAAAG CTTGTCAGCTCTAATCACAGGGTATGGAAAGCAGGTGGAGGAAATGAGAGAACAGCTGCAGCTTTATCAG GCACAAATGGGTGAGATGAAGCTAAAACTGGAAGAAGTCaccaaggaaaatgaaag GCTGCATGCAGAGTTGAAAGAGGCTCTTGAGAAGCAACTGGAGGCTCTTCCTTTTGTGCATCTGGAAACTGATATTCCTGCAGATGAAGGCACAGTGAGAACCCTTCAAGAAGAACTACGGCTGGCAAAGCAA GAAAAAGATCAAGCAGTTGAGCGCTGGCAGACGTTGTCACAAGAGCACGACCGACTTCAGCAGCAGTACCAGGAGCGCCTGACTAAAACACACATTCTCatagctgaaaggaaaaagcagaat GATCAACTGACTAGCATTCAGCAGCTGACTCGCCAACTGCACATG ACCAAtcagcagtttctgaaaactgtGACAGAACAAGATGTGGAACTAGAGCAGCTACGAAAACAACTGAG GCAAGCCAAAATAGATGGGCAGGCAGCAAATGCTAAGCTTGAAGAAATGATGGCATTGAAAGAGAAACTTCAGAGCCAATTGGAGAGAAAG GAAGAAGATAGGATGTCTGCCCAGGAGAGAGAAACAGCATCTGACAAACGCTTGCAGCAAATGGAGTCTAATATAAAACAGTTAGAAATAAG ATTGTGTGTGACTGTTCAAGATGCTGAACGGCTGAGAACAGAAAAAGTAGCCCTGGAGGAACAGATCAGAGAGCTTCAGGCCAAGTCTGCCAGTCTAGAAAGTGAGACATATGATGCTGTTGCAAAAGTCCAAGATTGCATACAGCTCTTGGAAGAAGCTAACCTGCAAAAAAGTCAG gCACTCTTTGGggagaaacaaaaggaagaagagatcAAAAAACTGCAGGATGAAATGTCTCAACTTGCAGAAAATACAGCTGCAAGAATTAGAAAGGAA GTAGACACTGCAAAGAAGCAATGTAACATGCAGGTTTCTCGGCTGACAGAAGAAGTTTCAGCTCTTCAGATG GAATGtggagaaaaacaaagtcaAATTGAACGAGCCATTAGAGAAAAGAGAGCAGTGGAAGAAGAACTTGAAAAG ATTTACAGGGAGCACAGAGAACATGAATCTGACAGTAGAAAACTCGAGCAGCTGCATCAGAAGTATTTgcttgcagaagctgccaaggATGACCTTCAGCGGAGTCTACAGgtgacagaaaagaaactgaaacaaCTGGAAATGAA CTCTGAGGAAGAGAAATCTCGTTGGCAGGAAGTTATCTGTAAATTGCAAAGCACTCTGgattcagaaagagaaaagagttCCTTTGTCAGTGAACAAAGACTAAAACTTCAGCAGGAGAATGAACAATTGCAAAATGAAATGGAGGGTTTGAGAAAAGTGGCAGTAGAGGCCCAACAAAGAGCTAAAATAAAG ataAGCACAATGGAGCATGAGCTTGCAGTGAAAGAACATGGGTATGAAGCTCGACTCAGGGAGATGGAGGACACCAGTCACAAGTCTACTACTGAGCTCAGACGTCTCTTGGTAGCTCAGCAAAAAGCAACAAACAGgtggaaagaagaaacaaaaaacctcactgAAACTACAGAAGCCAGGATCAGTAAGCTGAA AAGTGAGCTGCGTCAACAAAAACTCCGTAGCCAGGAGctcatttcccagctggaaataGCAAATGAGAAGGTAACTGAG GATGAGACGTTGATGATGGAGTATCGGGAATACATCGACAGGCTTCAGAGGCGGCTGAGCCAGGCAGAACAAAGAGCAGCCACAGCATCCCAACAG CTCAGTCTGATTActacacagaataaaaaaactGCTTCCCTGAGGgatctggaaaatatttaa
- the SCLT1 gene encoding sodium channel and clathrin linker 1 isoform X4 codes for MALGHCETSEVLRITAEQEHALGGDGKSGSRMMDQSLSALITGYGKQVEEMREQLQLYQAQMGEMKLKLEEVTKENERLHAELKEALEKQLEALPFVHLETDIPADEGTVRTLQEELRLAKQDQLTSIQQLTRQLHMTNQQFLKTVTEQDVELEQLRKQLRQAKIDGQAANAKLEEMMALKEKLQSQLERKEEDRMSAQERETASDKRLQQMESNIKQLEIRLCVTVQDAERLRTEKVALEEQIRELQAKSASLESETYDAVAKVQDCIQLLEEANLQKSQALFGEKQKEEEIKKLQDEMSQLAENTAARIRKEVDTAKKQCNMQVSRLTEEVSALQMECGEKQSQIERAIREKRAVEEELEKIYREHREHESDSRKLEQLHQKYLLAEAAKDDLQRSLQVTEKKLKQLEMNSEEEKSRWQEVICKLQSTLDSEREKSSFVSEQRLKLQQENEQLQNEMEGLRKVAVEAQQRAKIKISTMEHELAVKEHGYEARLREMEDTSHKSTTELRRLLVAQQKATNRWKEETKNLTETTEARISKLKSELRQQKLRSQELISQLEIANEKVTEDETLMMEYREYIDRLQRRLSQAEQRAATASQQLSLITTQNKKTASLRDLENI; via the exons ATGGCACTTGGACACTGTGAAACCAGTGAGGTTCTGAGAATTACTGCTGAGCAG GAACATGCCCTTGGTGGTGATGGCAAATCAGGATCCAGGATGATGGACCAAAG CTTGTCAGCTCTAATCACAGGGTATGGAAAGCAGGTGGAGGAAATGAGAGAACAGCTGCAGCTTTATCAG GCACAAATGGGTGAGATGAAGCTAAAACTGGAAGAAGTCaccaaggaaaatgaaag GCTGCATGCAGAGTTGAAAGAGGCTCTTGAGAAGCAACTGGAGGCTCTTCCTTTTGTGCATCTGGAAACTGATATTCCTGCAGATGAAGGCACAGTGAGAACCCTTCAAGAAGAACTACGGCTGGCAAAGCAA GATCAACTGACTAGCATTCAGCAGCTGACTCGCCAACTGCACATG ACCAAtcagcagtttctgaaaactgtGACAGAACAAGATGTGGAACTAGAGCAGCTACGAAAACAACTGAG GCAAGCCAAAATAGATGGGCAGGCAGCAAATGCTAAGCTTGAAGAAATGATGGCATTGAAAGAGAAACTTCAGAGCCAATTGGAGAGAAAG GAAGAAGATAGGATGTCTGCCCAGGAGAGAGAAACAGCATCTGACAAACGCTTGCAGCAAATGGAGTCTAATATAAAACAGTTAGAAATAAG ATTGTGTGTGACTGTTCAAGATGCTGAACGGCTGAGAACAGAAAAAGTAGCCCTGGAGGAACAGATCAGAGAGCTTCAGGCCAAGTCTGCCAGTCTAGAAAGTGAGACATATGATGCTGTTGCAAAAGTCCAAGATTGCATACAGCTCTTGGAAGAAGCTAACCTGCAAAAAAGTCAG gCACTCTTTGGggagaaacaaaaggaagaagagatcAAAAAACTGCAGGATGAAATGTCTCAACTTGCAGAAAATACAGCTGCAAGAATTAGAAAGGAA GTAGACACTGCAAAGAAGCAATGTAACATGCAGGTTTCTCGGCTGACAGAAGAAGTTTCAGCTCTTCAGATG GAATGtggagaaaaacaaagtcaAATTGAACGAGCCATTAGAGAAAAGAGAGCAGTGGAAGAAGAACTTGAAAAG ATTTACAGGGAGCACAGAGAACATGAATCTGACAGTAGAAAACTCGAGCAGCTGCATCAGAAGTATTTgcttgcagaagctgccaaggATGACCTTCAGCGGAGTCTACAGgtgacagaaaagaaactgaaacaaCTGGAAATGAA CTCTGAGGAAGAGAAATCTCGTTGGCAGGAAGTTATCTGTAAATTGCAAAGCACTCTGgattcagaaagagaaaagagttCCTTTGTCAGTGAACAAAGACTAAAACTTCAGCAGGAGAATGAACAATTGCAAAATGAAATGGAGGGTTTGAGAAAAGTGGCAGTAGAGGCCCAACAAAGAGCTAAAATAAAG ataAGCACAATGGAGCATGAGCTTGCAGTGAAAGAACATGGGTATGAAGCTCGACTCAGGGAGATGGAGGACACCAGTCACAAGTCTACTACTGAGCTCAGACGTCTCTTGGTAGCTCAGCAAAAAGCAACAAACAGgtggaaagaagaaacaaaaaacctcactgAAACTACAGAAGCCAGGATCAGTAAGCTGAA AAGTGAGCTGCGTCAACAAAAACTCCGTAGCCAGGAGctcatttcccagctggaaataGCAAATGAGAAGGTAACTGAG GATGAGACGTTGATGATGGAGTATCGGGAATACATCGACAGGCTTCAGAGGCGGCTGAGCCAGGCAGAACAAAGAGCAGCCACAGCATCCCAACAG CTCAGTCTGATTActacacagaataaaaaaactGCTTCCCTGAGGgatctggaaaatatttaa